The proteins below are encoded in one region of Acanthochromis polyacanthus isolate Apoly-LR-REF ecotype Palm Island chromosome 4, KAUST_Apoly_ChrSc, whole genome shotgun sequence:
- the LOC110952323 gene encoding flavin-containing monooxygenase 5-like, which produces MVQRVAVIGAGPSGLASMKACLEEGMVPTCFESSDDMGGLWKFKEVSEPNRASIYRSLTINISKEMMCYSDFPIPADYPNYMHHSKILKYFRMYAEHFKLLQHIRFQTSVKRVKQRPDFTRTGQWEIVTENRDGQEEKHVFDAVICCSGHYTYPNLPLKDFPGIETFEGKYLHSWDYKGPEDMYRKRVVVIGIGNSGGDIAVETSRVAEQVYMSTRRGAWVVRQVSDNGLPVDMKYNTRFVHILFQLLPINFLNWFGEKKLNAMYDHTMYALKPKHRLFSQIPVINDDLPLKILSGSVIIKPNVKEIRGSTVEFDDGSIVEKVDTIVFATGYNYDFPYLPSNTMYKSGHRVGLYKHVFPPNLEHPTLAVVGFIHGLGAIMPQAEMQARWVTRVFKRIKKLPSNQAMIKAVENDTKDIEKHYIVSKLTPLQVDFVSYLDDIAGEIGVRPSLLWLFFTDYPLFKRVLWGPVSAYQYRLMGPGKWEGARQAIFTQFDRMYQPLKTRQMVEQESSLAGRLVKLSLTMMAGGAAVWYVHARNPTTIPTLLSSLRPQTV; this is translated from the exons ATGGTACAGAGAGTAGCTGTGATCGGGGCCGGCCCCTCTGGTCTGGCCAGCATGAAGGCTTGTCTGGAAGAGGGCATGGTTCCAACTTGCTTtgagagcagtgatgacatggGAGGGCTGTGGAAGTTcaag GAAGTGTCGGAGCCCAACAGGGCCAGTATCTACCGATCCCTCACCATCAACATCTCCAAAGAGATGATGTGCTACAGTGACTTCCCCATCCCCGCTGACTACCCCAACTACATGCACCATTCTAAAATCCTGAAATACTTCAGAATGTATGCAGAACACTTCAAACTACTGCAACACATTCGCTTCcag ACCTCAGTGAAGAGAGTCAAACAGAGACCAGACTTTACTCGGACTGGTCAGTGGGAAATAGTGACTGAGAACAGAGACGGACAAGAGGAGAAGCATGTCTTCGATGCAGTTATCTGTTGCTCTGGTCACTACACCTACCCTAACCTGCCACTCAAAGATTTCCCAG GAATTGAGACATTTGAGGGAAAATACCTCCACAGCTGGGACTACAAGGGGCCTGAAGACATGTACCGGAAGAGAGTCGTGGTCATCGGCATCGGTAACTCAGGAGGCGACATCGCTGTAGAGACCAGCAGAGTTGCAGAGCAG GTATATATGAGCACTCGTCGCGGTGCCTGGGTCGTCCGGCAGGTTTCTGACAACGGGCTGCCAGTGGACATGAAGTACAACACGCGTTTTGTCCACATCCTCTTCCAGCTGCTGCCCATCAACTTCTTAAACTGGTTTGGCGAGAAGAAACTCAATGCCATGTATGACCACACCATGTATGCCCTCAAACCCAAACACAG gCTCTTCAGTCAGATCCCAGTGATCAACGATGACCTGCCGCTAAAGATTCTGTCTGGATCAGTCATCATCAAACCAAACGTGAAGGAAATCCGTGGCTCCACTGTGGAGTTTGACGATGGCAGCATTGTGGAAAAG GTGGATACCATTGTATTCGCCACAGGATACAACTACGATTTCCCCTACTTGCCAAGCAACACTATGTACAAATCTGGGCACCGTGTTGGCCTCTACAAGCATGTGTTTCCCCCAAACCTGGAGCATCCTACTCTGGCTGTTGTGGGCTTTATTCATGGCCTTGGAGCCATTATGcctcaggctgaaatgcaggcCCGCTGGGTCACACGTGTCTTCAAAC GAATTAAAAAGCTGCCCTCAAACCAGGCCATGATCAAGGCagttgaaaatgacacaaaggacaTCGAGAAACA CTACATTGTGTCAAAGCTGACGCCGCTGCAGGTGGACTTTGTTTCCTACTTGGACGACATTGCTGGAGAGATTGGAGTGCGACCTAGTCTCCTGTGGCTCTTCTTCACAGACTACCCGCTGTTTAAGAGGGTTTTGTGGGGACCCGTCTCTGCCTACCAGTACCGGCTGATGGGACCAGGGAAGTGGGAGGGAGCCCGCCAGGCGATCTTCACCCAGTTTGATCGGATGTACCAGCCCCTAAAAACCAGACAG ATGGTGGAGCAAGAGTCTTCCTTAGCTGGACGCCTGGTGAAGCTGAGTCTGACTATGATGGCTGGAGGCGCTGCTGTCTGGTATGTCCAT
- the plpp6 gene encoding polyisoprenoid diphosphate/phosphate phosphohydrolase PLPP6: MPSPKAKNPGRSGGSPVLGSSNGRYEFMSLTKPLNRSSPPHLLQRQGSDPTTARLRASESPTRRRGSSSSTGSASGQGLPEEDGIRLNPSFIRVALSSLLAIDLWLSKRLGVCACEDSSWGSVRPLMKLIEISGHGIPWLAGTAYCLYKSDSAAGQEVMLNLLMGLLLDLILVGVVKAVVRRRRPAHNRMDMFATFSVDRYSFPSGHATRAALCGRFLLAHLVLAAPLRVLVLLWAGLVGLSRVLLGRHNVTDVVFGFWMGYCQYNLVEMLWLSPQTLQGLLGQLA, from the exons ATGCCGTCTCCGAAAGCTAAAAACCCCGGTCGAAGCGGAGGGAGCCCGGTGCTCGGCAGCTCCAACGGCCGCTACGAGTTCATGTCGCTGACGAAGCCGCTGAACCGCTCCTCGCCGCCTCACCTGCTCCAGCGGCAGGGCTCCGATCCGACCACCGCCCGCCTCCGAGCTTCGGAGAGCCCCACTCGGCGTCGGGGCTCCAGCTCCTCCACGGGCTCGGCGAGCGGTCAGGGGCTGCCGGAAGAGGACGGTATACGGCTTAACCCGTCCTTCATCCGCGTCGCGCTCAGCTCGCTGCTCGCCATCGACCTGTGGCTGTCCAAGCGGCTCGGGGTTTGCGCCTGTGAGGACTCGTCCTGGGGCAGTGTGCGTCCCCTGATGAAGCTCATAGAGATATCTGGACATGGCATCCCCTGGCTGGCCGGTACCGCCTACTGCCTGTACAAGAGTGACAGTGCTGCAGGGCAAGAAGTCATGCTCAACCTTCTTATGG GCCTGCTGCTGGACCTGATCCTGGTCGGCGTTGTTAAGGCGGTGGTGCGTCGGCGTCGGCCAGCCCATAACCGCATGGACATGTTTGCCACCTTTTCCGTGGATCGCTATTCCTTCCCGTCCGGCCACGCCACCCGTGCCGCCCTGTGTGGGCGTTTCCTGCTGGCCCACCTGGTGCTGGCCGCCCCGCTGAGGGTCCTGGTGCTGCTGTGGGCGGGTCTGGTCGGGCTGAGCCGAGTGCTGCTGGGCAGACACAACGTGACTGATGTGGTGTTTGGCTTCTGGATGGGCTACTGCCAGTACAACCTGGTGGAGATGCTGTGGCTCTCACCTCAAACCCTGCAAGGGCTGCTGGGACAGTTAGCTTAA
- the prdx6 gene encoding peroxiredoxin-6 codes for MPGILLGDVFPNFEADTTIGKIKFHDFLGDSWGILFSHPRDFTPVCTTELACAAKISNEFKKRNVKMIALSIDSVEDHKGWSKDVMAFNSDGESPLPFPIIADDKRQLSVQLGMLDPDERDKDGMPLTARCVFVVGPDKKLKLSILYPATTGRNFDELLRVIDSLQLTAQKKVATPVDWKPGDEVMVIPSLSDAEAASLFTNGVTTKELPSGKKYLRYTKV; via the exons ATGCCCGGAATTCTGCTGGGAGACGTTTTCCCGAACTTCGAAGCCGACACCACCATCGGCAAGATCAAGTTCCACGATTTCCTCGGAGACTC GTGGGGTATCCTGTTCTCCCACCCCAGGGACTTTACTCCTGTCTGCACCACTGAGCTGGCCTGTGCTGCTAAAATCAGCAATGAATTCAAGAAACGGAATGTGAAGATGATCGCTTTGTCCATCGACAGCGTTGAGGATCACAAAGGCTGGAGCAAG GATGTGATGGCATTTAACAGTGACGGTGAAAGTCCTCTGCCTTTCCCCATCATCGCTGACGACAAGAGACAGCTGTCAGTCCAGCTGGGCATGTTGGACCCCGATGAGAGAGACAAGGATGGGATGCCGCTCACGGCTCGCTGT GTGTTTGTGGTCGGCCCTGACAAGAAGCTGAAGCTGTCCATCCTCTACCCCGCCACCACTGGAAGGAACTTTGACGAGCTGCTCAGAGTCATCGACTCTCTGCAGCTGACAGCACAGAAGAAGGTCGCCACACCTGTTGACTGGAAG CCTGGTGATGAAGTCATGGTCATTCCCTCGCTGTCTGATGCTGAAGCTGCTTCTCTCTTCACCAACGGTGTGACAACTAAAGAACTGCCCTCTGGGAAGAAGTACCTTCGCTACACTAAGGTCTGA